In one Sphingomonas sp. S1-29 genomic region, the following are encoded:
- a CDS encoding alpha/beta hydrolase gives MPEVIFPGPEGRLEGRFAPGPRPRAPVAMILHPHPQSGGTMNNRIVQELYKTFQRRGFATLRFNFRGVGKSQGTFDNGVGELSDAASALDWVQSFHPEAQTTWIAGVSFGAWIGMQLLMRRPEIRGFISVAPPANMYDFTFLAPCPSSGIIIQGDADEVVTPSAVQKLVDKLRTQKHITIHHDTIPGANHFFEHEMPQLMGSVDKYLDMRLAPDSPIR, from the coding sequence ATGCCCGAAGTGATCTTTCCCGGCCCCGAAGGTCGTCTCGAAGGGCGATTCGCCCCCGGCCCGCGTCCGCGCGCACCCGTGGCGATGATCCTGCACCCGCATCCGCAATCGGGCGGCACGATGAACAACCGCATCGTACAGGAACTCTACAAGACCTTCCAGCGCCGCGGTTTCGCGACCTTGCGCTTCAATTTCCGCGGCGTCGGCAAGAGCCAGGGCACCTTCGACAACGGCGTCGGCGAGCTATCCGATGCAGCGAGCGCGCTCGACTGGGTACAAAGCTTCCACCCCGAAGCGCAGACGACCTGGATCGCCGGGGTGAGCTTCGGCGCGTGGATCGGCATGCAATTGCTGATGCGCCGGCCCGAGATTCGCGGCTTCATCTCGGTCGCCCCGCCCGCCAACATGTACGACTTCACCTTCCTGGCGCCCTGCCCGAGCTCGGGCATCATCATCCAGGGCGATGCCGACGAAGTCGTGACGCCGAGCGCGGTGCAGAAGCTGGTCGACAAGCTGCGCACGCAAAAGCACATCACGATCCACCACGACACCATCCCGGGTGCGAACCATTTCTTCGAGCATGAAATGCCGCAGCTGATGGGCAGCGTGGACAAATATCTCGACATGCGGCTGGCGCCCGATTCGCCGATCCGGTGA
- a CDS encoding threonine ammonia-lyase, protein MTLLRQPTRAGVRDAAAKIAAILPPSPLLVLEIGGVEVGFKAESLQPVGAFKLRGAWHRLTAIADADRAAGVVAFSSGNHAQGVAWAAKRLGMPAVIVMPADAPKVKLESTLALGAEVVRYDRMTEDRTKIAAHLAHARGAVLVPSFDDAWVIEGQGSAAVEAAAQMQAAGLGDPLRAIVPCGGGGLAAGTALALPDAEIVIAEPEGWDDMTRSLEAGWIEPVGPNPPATTCDALQTMRVAERTFDVLSRRGATGVAVSEEEVRVAQRFAAQRLRLVLEPGGAVALAALLAGKLPAKAGTLVLLSGGNTDPGDYAAVLAG, encoded by the coding sequence GTGACGCTTTTACGACAACCCACCCGCGCCGGCGTCCGCGATGCCGCTGCCAAGATCGCCGCGATCCTGCCGCCATCGCCGTTGCTGGTGCTCGAAATCGGCGGGGTCGAGGTCGGCTTCAAGGCCGAATCGCTGCAGCCCGTCGGCGCGTTCAAGCTGCGCGGCGCGTGGCACCGGCTGACCGCGATCGCCGATGCCGACCGCGCGGCGGGGGTGGTCGCCTTCTCCTCGGGCAATCATGCGCAGGGCGTCGCCTGGGCGGCGAAGCGGCTGGGGATGCCCGCGGTGATCGTGATGCCCGCCGACGCCCCCAAGGTGAAGCTCGAGTCGACGCTGGCGCTGGGTGCCGAAGTGGTGCGCTATGATCGCATGACCGAGGATCGCACCAAGATCGCGGCGCATCTGGCGCATGCGCGCGGCGCGGTGCTGGTGCCGAGCTTCGACGATGCCTGGGTGATCGAGGGGCAGGGCAGCGCCGCGGTCGAGGCGGCGGCGCAGATGCAGGCGGCGGGCTTGGGCGATCCGCTGCGCGCGATCGTGCCGTGCGGTGGCGGCGGGCTGGCGGCGGGAACCGCGCTGGCGCTACCCGACGCCGAGATCGTCATCGCCGAGCCCGAGGGCTGGGACGACATGACGCGCAGCCTGGAGGCGGGCTGGATCGAACCCGTCGGGCCAAACCCGCCCGCCACCACCTGCGACGCGCTGCAGACGATGCGGGTGGCCGAGCGCACCTTCGACGTGCTGTCGCGCCGCGGCGCGACCGGGGTGGCGGTGAGTGAGGAAGAGGTGCGGGTTGCTCAGCGGTTCGCGGCGCAGCGGCTGCGGCTGGTGCTCGAGCCCGGCGGGGCGGTGGCGCTGGCGGCGCTGCTGGCGGGCAAGCTGCCGGCGAAGGCGGGGACGCTGGTGCTGCTGTCGGGCGGGAATACCGATCCCGGGGACTATGCGGCGGTGCTGGCGGGGTAG
- a CDS encoding cysteine desulfurase family protein, whose translation MIYLDYQATTPLAPEALAAMAPWLQTQHANPHSPHAPGRKAKAAVEVARDWIAGLLPEDGRVAFTGGATESLNWAIKGTTGPIVTLATEHAAVLDTVQAEAARGRAVTVLPVGTDGLVDLDAARAAIVPGTGLVAAMLVNNEIGVIQPIAQLAALAHEAGALMLCDAVQGYGRVPVPAGCDLIALSAHKIYGPKGIGALWLRDGVKLAPLMHGGNQEDGRSGTLSPALCAGFGTAARLMAEGAAEDAAHVERLAEVAAALLDLTPLPEREGLGVGRGLGYGRQERDGDCSASTRPTPDPSLSGRGEGWTQNAPTAPRYPGNLNLHRAGLDVARLMSECRDIAFSAGSACASGSGRSSHVLRAIGLSEAQARASIRIGFGRYTKEDELIDALTRIDAAARAQRIAA comes from the coding sequence ATGATATACCTCGATTATCAGGCGACGACCCCGCTCGCCCCCGAAGCGCTGGCGGCGATGGCGCCCTGGCTCCAGACGCAGCACGCCAACCCGCATTCGCCGCACGCGCCGGGGCGCAAGGCCAAGGCCGCGGTCGAGGTCGCGCGCGACTGGATCGCCGGGCTGCTGCCCGAGGATGGCCGGGTCGCCTTCACCGGCGGCGCGACCGAATCGCTCAACTGGGCGATCAAGGGCACGACCGGCCCAATCGTGACGCTGGCGACCGAACACGCCGCGGTGCTCGACACCGTGCAGGCAGAGGCGGCGCGCGGCAGGGCGGTGACGGTGCTGCCGGTCGGCACCGATGGGCTGGTCGACCTCGACGCGGCGCGCGCGGCGATCGTGCCGGGCACCGGGCTGGTCGCGGCGATGCTGGTGAACAACGAGATCGGCGTGATCCAGCCGATCGCGCAGCTGGCGGCGCTGGCGCACGAGGCCGGCGCGCTGATGCTATGCGACGCGGTGCAGGGCTATGGCCGCGTGCCGGTCCCGGCGGGCTGCGACCTGATCGCGCTGTCGGCGCACAAGATATATGGCCCCAAGGGGATCGGCGCGCTGTGGCTGCGCGACGGGGTGAAGCTGGCGCCGCTGATGCACGGCGGCAACCAGGAGGATGGGCGATCGGGCACCTTGTCGCCGGCATTGTGCGCCGGGTTCGGCACCGCGGCGCGGCTGATGGCCGAGGGAGCGGCCGAAGATGCGGCGCATGTCGAGCGGCTGGCGGAAGTAGCTGCTGCATTGCTCGACCTAACTCCCCTCCCTGAAAGGGAGGGGCTGGGGGTGGGTCGAGGCCTGGGGTACGGCCGCCAGGAGCGGGACGGCGACTGTAGCGCGAGCACTCGACCCACCCCCGACCCCTCCCTTTCAGGAAGGGGAGAAGGCTGGACCCAGAACGCCCCCACCGCCCCGCGCTACCCCGGCAATCTCAACCTCCACCGCGCCGGCCTCGACGTCGCGCGCCTGATGAGCGAATGTCGCGACATCGCCTTTTCGGCGGGGTCGGCCTGTGCCAGCGGATCGGGGCGGTCGAGCCATGTCCTGCGCGCGATCGGTCTCAGCGAGGCGCAGGCGCGGGCATCGATCCGCATCGGTTTCGGCCGCTATACGAAGGAAGACGAATTGATCGACGCGCTTACCCGGATCGACGCCGCCGCCCGCGCGCAGCGGATCGCCGCATGA
- a CDS encoding Gfo/Idh/MocA family protein, whose protein sequence is MIVDKFTRRGFIGASGGVASLALTASPAGALLQTGGAARAAGQPMPGGVKLPTTPPKRKRADSVGFAIVGLGGYALNQMMPRFGQAERAHIAAIVSGNPEKLRRVGDAYGVPQDARYSYADYAKIAADDRIDAVYIVLPTGLHADYATRAFAAGKHVLCEKPMALTSADCARMIAAGKRANRKLMIAYRSHFEPYNVEAMKLMRQKAVGDVRLLRTEQSYRMGPTSPSENWRTSRALAGGGPLEDYGLYGLQSALYLTKEMPESISASTFRPNGDPRFAEIFAHVSSQWRFPSGAVAQLVTSYDSAGANFAHVRGTTGALIMDPATSYSGQKMRIEGEADREFAPGDPSVQFARQIDHFVDAIRDNTPIITPGEMGLRDTRLIEAIYASAAAGRTVKLAPDGTMRG, encoded by the coding sequence ATGATCGTAGACAAGTTTACGCGGCGCGGGTTCATCGGGGCAAGCGGCGGCGTGGCCTCGCTGGCGTTGACCGCCAGTCCTGCCGGTGCCTTGCTGCAGACGGGCGGCGCGGCACGCGCGGCCGGCCAGCCGATGCCCGGCGGCGTCAAGCTTCCAACCACCCCGCCAAAGCGCAAACGTGCCGACAGCGTCGGCTTCGCGATCGTCGGGCTTGGCGGCTATGCGCTCAACCAGATGATGCCGCGGTTCGGGCAGGCCGAGCGCGCGCATATCGCCGCGATCGTATCGGGCAACCCCGAGAAGCTGCGCCGCGTCGGCGACGCCTACGGGGTGCCGCAGGATGCGCGCTATTCCTACGCCGACTATGCCAAGATCGCGGCCGACGACCGGATCGACGCGGTGTACATCGTCCTGCCGACCGGGCTGCACGCCGACTATGCGACGCGCGCCTTCGCCGCGGGCAAGCATGTGCTGTGCGAGAAGCCGATGGCGCTGACGAGCGCCGATTGCGCGCGGATGATCGCTGCCGGAAAACGCGCGAACCGCAAGCTGATGATCGCGTACCGCTCGCATTTCGAACCGTATAATGTCGAGGCGATGAAGCTGATGCGGCAAAAGGCGGTCGGCGACGTCCGCTTGCTGCGGACCGAGCAATCCTATCGGATGGGGCCGACCAGCCCGAGCGAAAATTGGCGGACCAGCCGCGCGCTGGCGGGCGGGGGGCCGCTCGAGGATTACGGCCTCTACGGGCTGCAATCGGCGCTCTATCTGACGAAGGAAATGCCCGAGAGCATCAGCGCCAGCACCTTCCGCCCCAATGGCGATCCGCGCTTCGCCGAGATCTTCGCGCATGTCTCGTCGCAATGGCGCTTTCCCTCGGGGGCGGTGGCGCAATTGGTGACCTCCTATGATTCGGCTGGCGCCAATTTTGCGCACGTCCGCGGCACCACCGGCGCGCTGATCATGGATCCCGCCACGAGCTATTCGGGGCAGAAGATGCGGATCGAGGGCGAAGCGGATCGCGAGTTCGCGCCGGGCGACCCGAGCGTACAGTTCGCGCGCCAGATCGACCATTTCGTCGACGCGATCCGTGACAATACGCCGATCATCACCCCGGGCGAAATGGGCCTGCGCGATACCCGGCTGATCGAGGCGATCTATGCATCGGCGGCAGCGGGGCGGACGGTGAAGCTGGCGCCCGATGGCACGATGCGCGGCTGA
- a CDS encoding carboxynorspermidine decarboxylase — translation MTTKAGDPGAFARFDLTRVPSPCFVVDKAAIERNLAILAQVRDRAGIKVLLAMKAFSMWSLGDLVGRYLDGTATSGLWEARLAAEHYRGEIATFCAGYKAGDIAEVCRLSDHVIFNSPSQHKRFAAELAAAREAGAVFDVGLRLNPMHAEGEVAKYDPAQPHSRLGHPADQLTAADLEGVDGLHIHSLCEQDFPPLRRTWEALLPRIAPYFGQLKWLNFGGGHHITRADYQRDDLVAFLKEVRQVTGLEVILEPGEAIALDAGILVGELLDQFDNGMPIGILDISATCHMPDVIEAPYRPALLGEPVAGEGVTVRLGGPSCLAGDIVGDYRFDAMPVPGARVAFLDQAHYSMVKTTTFNGVPLPAIALWDSRDDSLEMVREFGWESFRDRLS, via the coding sequence ATGACCACCAAGGCCGGCGATCCCGGCGCCTTCGCGCGCTTCGATCTCACGCGCGTGCCGAGCCCCTGCTTCGTCGTCGACAAGGCGGCGATCGAACGCAACCTCGCCATCCTCGCTCAGGTCCGCGATCGTGCCGGCATCAAGGTGCTGCTGGCGATGAAGGCCTTCTCGATGTGGTCGCTGGGCGATCTGGTCGGTCGCTATCTCGACGGCACCGCGACGTCGGGGCTGTGGGAGGCTCGGCTGGCGGCCGAGCATTATCGCGGCGAGATCGCGACCTTCTGTGCGGGCTACAAGGCCGGCGACATCGCCGAGGTCTGCCGGTTGTCGGATCATGTGATCTTCAATTCCCCCAGCCAGCATAAGCGCTTCGCTGCCGAACTTGCCGCGGCGCGCGAGGCGGGGGCGGTGTTCGATGTCGGGCTTCGTCTCAACCCGATGCATGCCGAGGGCGAGGTCGCGAAATATGATCCGGCGCAGCCGCATTCGCGCCTGGGTCATCCCGCCGACCAACTCACCGCCGCCGATCTGGAGGGCGTCGACGGCCTCCATATTCATTCGCTGTGCGAGCAGGATTTCCCGCCGCTTCGCCGCACCTGGGAAGCGCTACTGCCGCGGATCGCGCCCTATTTCGGCCAGCTCAAATGGCTAAATTTCGGCGGCGGGCACCACATCACGCGCGCCGATTACCAGCGCGACGATCTGGTAGCGTTCCTCAAGGAGGTGCGCCAAGTCACTGGTCTGGAAGTGATCCTGGAGCCCGGGGAGGCGATCGCGCTCGATGCCGGCATCCTGGTGGGCGAGCTGCTCGACCAGTTCGACAACGGCATGCCGATCGGCATTCTCGACATCTCGGCGACCTGCCACATGCCCGACGTGATCGAGGCGCCCTATCGTCCGGCGTTGCTCGGTGAGCCCGTCGCGGGGGAGGGCGTCACCGTCCGGCTGGGCGGGCCGTCGTGCCTGGCGGGCGACATCGTCGGCGACTATCGCTTCGATGCGATGCCGGTGCCGGGCGCCCGCGTCGCGTTCCTCGACCAGGCGCATTATTCGATGGTGAAGACGACGACGTTCAACGGCGTGCCGCTGCCCGCGATCGCGCTGTGGGACAGCCGCGACGACAGCCTGGAGATGGTGCGCGAATTCGGCTGGGAAAGCTTCCGCGACCGGTTGTCGTGA
- a CDS encoding cysteine desulfurase family protein yields the protein MGDRLNLDHAATTPMVPAAAQALADAFARWANPSSPHAEGRAARAAIERARGRISAAYGWAGECIFTSGASEAIAIACTRAQVGAVLVSATEHEAVLRAVPDAERLPVLADGTLDRAALEAALARTPGRVLVAVQWGNNETGVLQPLGDIARIVHAAGGLLLADAAQMPVGWDDGDLPQDHADFIAISGHKRGGPIGIGALLVRDLATLHPSGGQERGYRGGTENMPGAVAFQAALDTPEDLIYMADLRDHLDVLIAEAGGDPIGGTAERRTPLIGAYRMPGVAAATQLIRFDLAGIAVSAGAACSSGSMRPSHVLAQMGIAAADASEVIRVSFGRETGADDVARFVAAWREIAGELRVQPPAPERRL from the coding sequence TTGGGCGACCGCCTGAACCTCGATCACGCCGCTACCACGCCGATGGTGCCCGCCGCGGCGCAGGCGCTGGCCGACGCCTTTGCCCGGTGGGCGAACCCGTCGTCGCCGCATGCCGAGGGGCGCGCGGCGCGCGCGGCGATCGAGCGCGCGCGCGGCCGTATCAGCGCGGCCTATGGCTGGGCGGGCGAGTGCATCTTCACCAGCGGCGCGTCGGAGGCGATCGCGATCGCCTGCACCCGCGCGCAGGTCGGCGCGGTACTGGTGTCGGCGACCGAGCACGAGGCGGTGCTGCGCGCGGTGCCCGACGCCGAACGGCTGCCGGTGCTTGCCGACGGCACGCTCGACCGCGCCGCACTCGAAGCCGCGCTGGCGCGCACCCCCGGCCGTGTGCTGGTCGCGGTGCAATGGGGCAATAATGAAACCGGGGTGCTCCAGCCGCTGGGTGACATCGCGCGGATCGTCCACGCCGCGGGCGGGCTGCTGCTCGCCGACGCGGCGCAGATGCCCGTCGGCTGGGACGATGGCGACCTGCCGCAGGACCATGCCGATTTCATCGCGATCTCGGGGCACAAGCGCGGCGGGCCGATCGGCATCGGCGCGCTGCTGGTGCGCGACCTGGCAACGTTGCATCCGAGCGGCGGACAGGAGCGCGGCTATCGCGGCGGGACCGAGAATATGCCAGGTGCAGTGGCGTTCCAGGCGGCGCTCGATACCCCCGAGGACCTGATCTACATGGCCGACCTTCGCGATCATCTCGACGTGCTGATCGCCGAGGCGGGGGGCGATCCGATCGGGGGCACCGCCGAGCGGCGGACGCCCCTGATCGGCGCCTATCGGATGCCCGGAGTCGCCGCGGCGACCCAGCTCATCCGCTTCGACCTTGCGGGGATCGCGGTGTCGGCGGGGGCTGCATGCTCGTCGGGTTCGATGCGGCCGAGCCATGTGCTGGCGCAGATGGGAATCGCCGCTGCCGACGCGAGCGAGGTGATTCGCGTGAGCTTCGGGCGCGAAACCGGCGCCGACGACGTTGCGCGCTTCGTCGCTGCCTGGCGCGAGATCGCGGGCGAACTTCGCGTCCAGCCCCCCGCACCCGAACGGCGGCTATGA
- a CDS encoding type III PLP-dependent enzyme has product MAKHYSALGLASSPFANAIGVAHDNAPVQPVTLVRPHAARRAARFFVEKFPGTSMYAVKANPSPDLLQILWDSGITHYDVASIGEVRLVARTLPEATLCFMHPVKAEEAIAEAYFTHGVRTFSLDTMEELNKIVRATKAAEDLTLCVRIRVSSELSKLSLASKFGAGPGETKELLFAARQASDALGICFHVGSQAMAPDAYAQAMERVRLAIVEAAVTVDVIDVGGGFPSSYPGMEPPPLERYFDVIHRAFEALPISYSAELWAEPGRALCAEYSSLIVRVEQRRGDELYINDGAYGALFDAAHVGWRFPVELLRQPESRTKDMAFSFYGPTCDDMDHMAGPFMLPADVKAGDYIEVGMLGAYGCAMRTAFNGFGVDAVVEVSDMPMATLYDDVDEDAGRSNVVRLGARG; this is encoded by the coding sequence TTGGCCAAGCACTATAGCGCGCTGGGGTTAGCTTCTTCCCCGTTCGCCAACGCCATCGGCGTTGCACACGACAATGCACCGGTACAGCCGGTGACGTTGGTTCGTCCCCACGCGGCTCGTCGCGCGGCTCGGTTCTTCGTCGAGAAGTTTCCGGGTACGTCGATGTATGCGGTCAAGGCGAACCCCTCTCCAGACCTGCTGCAAATCCTGTGGGATAGCGGCATCACGCATTACGACGTCGCGTCGATCGGCGAGGTCCGGCTCGTTGCCCGCACCCTGCCCGAGGCGACCTTGTGCTTCATGCACCCGGTCAAGGCCGAGGAGGCGATTGCCGAGGCGTATTTCACGCACGGCGTTCGCACCTTCTCGCTCGACACGATGGAAGAGCTCAACAAGATCGTGCGCGCCACCAAGGCCGCCGAGGATCTGACGCTGTGCGTTCGCATCCGCGTCTCGTCCGAACTGTCGAAGCTCAGCCTCGCGTCGAAATTCGGCGCAGGCCCCGGCGAGACCAAGGAATTGCTGTTCGCGGCGCGGCAGGCATCGGATGCGCTCGGCATCTGCTTCCATGTCGGCAGCCAGGCGATGGCGCCCGACGCCTATGCCCAGGCGATGGAGCGCGTGCGGCTGGCGATTGTCGAGGCGGCGGTGACGGTCGACGTGATCGACGTCGGCGGTGGTTTTCCTTCGTCCTATCCGGGCATGGAGCCACCCCCGCTCGAGCGCTATTTCGACGTCATCCACCGCGCGTTCGAAGCCTTGCCGATCTCCTATTCGGCCGAGCTTTGGGCCGAGCCGGGCCGGGCATTGTGCGCCGAATACAGCTCGCTGATCGTCCGCGTCGAACAGCGCCGCGGCGACGAGCTGTACATCAACGACGGTGCCTATGGCGCGTTGTTCGATGCGGCGCATGTCGGCTGGCGCTTCCCGGTCGAGCTGCTTCGCCAGCCCGAGAGCCGCACCAAGGACATGGCGTTCAGCTTCTATGGCCCGACATGCGACGACATGGACCATATGGCAGGGCCGTTCATGCTCCCCGCCGACGTGAAGGCGGGCGACTATATCGAGGTCGGGATGCTCGGCGCCTATGGCTGCGCGATGCGGACCGCGTTCAACGGCTTCGGTGTCGATGCCGTGGTCGAGGTGAGCGACATGCCCATGGCGACCCTGTACGACGATGTCGACGAGGATGCCGGCCGCAGCAACGTGGTGCGCTTGGGCGCACGCGGCTGA
- a CDS encoding 2Fe-2S iron-sulfur cluster-binding protein: protein MIRIRFVAAEGDAVREVSAAAGDRLLDVAQNDGQPLEGTCEGQMACSTCHVIIAAEDFDRLPPASEEEEDMLDLATSATRTSRLACQIHLDETLDGMTVRIPPERRDMRGR, encoded by the coding sequence ATGATCCGCATCCGCTTCGTCGCCGCCGAAGGCGACGCCGTCCGCGAAGTCAGCGCCGCCGCAGGGGATCGCCTGCTCGACGTCGCGCAGAATGACGGCCAGCCGCTCGAGGGAACGTGCGAGGGGCAGATGGCCTGCTCGACCTGCCACGTCATCATCGCCGCCGAGGATTTCGATCGCCTGCCCCCCGCCAGCGAAGAGGAGGAAGACATGCTCGATCTCGCCACCAGCGCCACCCGCACCAGCCGGCTGGCGTGCCAGATCCATCTCGACGAGACGCTCGACGGCATGACGGTGCGGATCCCGCCCGAACGCCGCGACATGCGGGGGCGCTGA
- a CDS encoding MgtC/SapB family protein translates to MIWNAQHLAVGAAIAIGLLIGIERGWNLRDAREGTRVAGVRTFVLLGLLGGLAGLLGTDDQPLVAALLIAAPAIILAIGYAKDPAKRLKPDATTAIAALLTLALGFVAGHGQPMLAIACAALATFVLALRTEAHALIEKLDGQDIKAMARFAVIAAAVLPFLPSGDYGPYDAWNPQKLWLVVVLVTGFSFAGYVANRIFGARHGTIATALIGGAYSSTAVTQSLAQRLGSDSPGGAESAGIALASAVMYLRVLILVAALATSVLVPFAIVLLPASLAALVAGVWLYRKASAGDDATPPGNPIALAPALGFLLFVALAAVAARWAEGRFGEQGIATLVLVMGSLDVDAAIVTVGGLQPGAISPELAALALGGTVLANMTVKLGITIAYSRSHGRDAAIALAASMIVLLLSLGIGFARFGST, encoded by the coding sequence ATGATCTGGAACGCGCAGCATCTGGCAGTCGGTGCCGCGATCGCGATCGGGTTGCTGATCGGGATCGAACGCGGTTGGAACCTGCGCGATGCGCGCGAGGGAACGCGTGTTGCCGGGGTGCGCACTTTCGTCCTGCTCGGGCTGCTGGGCGGTCTCGCCGGCCTGCTCGGCACCGACGACCAGCCCTTGGTGGCGGCGTTGCTGATCGCCGCGCCCGCGATCATCCTGGCGATCGGCTATGCCAAGGACCCTGCAAAGCGCCTGAAGCCCGACGCGACTACCGCGATCGCCGCGTTGCTGACCTTGGCACTGGGGTTCGTCGCGGGCCATGGCCAGCCGATGCTCGCCATCGCGTGCGCCGCGCTCGCCACCTTCGTCCTGGCGCTCCGCACCGAAGCCCATGCGCTGATCGAAAAGCTCGATGGCCAGGACATCAAGGCTATGGCGCGCTTCGCGGTGATCGCCGCGGCGGTGCTGCCCTTCCTGCCCAGCGGCGACTACGGGCCCTATGATGCCTGGAACCCGCAGAAATTGTGGCTGGTGGTGGTGCTGGTGACGGGCTTTTCCTTCGCCGGCTATGTCGCGAACCGCATCTTCGGCGCGCGCCACGGGACGATCGCCACCGCGCTGATCGGCGGCGCCTATAGCTCGACCGCGGTGACCCAGTCGCTGGCGCAGCGGCTGGGTTCGGATTCGCCCGGCGGCGCCGAAAGCGCGGGGATCGCGCTGGCCAGCGCGGTGATGTACCTGCGGGTGCTGATCCTGGTGGCGGCGCTGGCGACCTCGGTGCTGGTGCCGTTCGCGATCGTCCTGCTGCCCGCCTCGCTCGCCGCGCTGGTCGCCGGGGTCTGGCTGTATCGCAAGGCATCGGCGGGCGATGACGCGACGCCGCCGGGAAACCCGATCGCGCTCGCGCCCGCGCTCGGCTTCCTGCTCTTCGTCGCGCTCGCCGCGGTCGCCGCACGCTGGGCCGAGGGGCGGTTCGGCGAACAAGGGATTGCGACGCTGGTGCTGGTGATGGGCAGCCTCGACGTCGATGCCGCAATCGTCACGGTCGGCGGCCTGCAACCCGGCGCCATCTCCCCCGAACTGGCCGCGCTGGCCCTGGGGGGAACGGTGCTGGCGAACATGACCGTGAAACTGGGGATCACGATCGCCTATTCGCGATCGCACGGCCGCGATGCGGCGATCGCGCTGGCTGCCAGCATGATCGTCCTGCTGCTTTCGCTCGGCATCGGGTTCGCGCGGTTCGGATCGACCTGA
- the bla gene encoding class A beta-lactamase, translating to MIDRRSLLIGTAAAIAASPAFAQARANPFEAIRAETGGRLGIAVHDSGTGRRFSLDADSRFAMCSTFKAPLAAAILARADAGRLDLAQTIRFGEGDLVGHSPTVQANLAAGRLSIEQLCEAAVTVSDNAAANLLLPQLGGPTGLTRFFREQRDSVTRLDRDEPTLNQVRGGDVRDTTTPQAMAALLEQIFTASTLSAASRDRLLGWMVASTTGRARLRKGLPGTWRVGDKTGTSGEGYFNDIAVATPPGRKPIFIACYLDAPGLDPARADEAHARVGSLIGDLFA from the coding sequence ATGATCGACCGCCGCTCGCTGCTCATCGGCACCGCCGCGGCGATCGCCGCCAGCCCCGCCTTCGCGCAGGCGCGCGCCAACCCGTTCGAGGCGATCCGCGCCGAAACCGGCGGGCGGCTGGGGATCGCGGTGCATGACAGCGGCACCGGGCGGCGCTTCTCGCTCGATGCCGACAGCCGCTTTGCGATGTGCTCGACCTTCAAGGCGCCGCTCGCCGCCGCGATCCTCGCGCGCGCCGATGCAGGGAGGCTCGACCTCGCGCAGACGATCCGTTTCGGCGAGGGCGACCTGGTCGGCCATTCGCCGACGGTGCAAGCCAATCTCGCCGCCGGCCGGCTGAGCATCGAGCAACTCTGCGAAGCCGCGGTAACGGTCAGCGACAACGCCGCGGCCAACCTGCTGCTCCCGCAATTGGGCGGTCCGACCGGGCTCACCCGCTTCTTCCGCGAACAGCGCGACAGCGTCACGCGGCTCGACCGCGACGAGCCGACGCTCAACCAGGTGCGCGGCGGTGATGTTCGCGACACCACCACGCCGCAGGCAATGGCGGCGTTGCTCGAACAGATTTTCACCGCCAGCACGCTGTCTGCGGCATCGCGCGACAGGCTGCTCGGCTGGATGGTGGCGAGCACCACCGGTCGCGCGCGGCTGCGCAAGGGCCTGCCCGGCACCTGGCGCGTCGGCGACAAGACCGGCACCAGTGGCGAGGGCTATTTCAACGACATCGCGGTCGCCACCCCGCCGGGGCGCAAGCCGATCTTCATCGCCTGCTATCTCGACGCCCCCGGCCTCGACCCCGCCCGGGCCGACGAAGCGCATGCGCGCGTCGGATCGCTGATCGGCGACCTGTTCGCCTGA